A single genomic interval of Granulicella tundricola MP5ACTX9 harbors:
- a CDS encoding EAL domain-containing protein translates to MRSSATSLVKDSGCTDGPVQPFPFTMAFQPIVDVEAGKIYAYEALVRGVNNESALSVLSQVTDENRYAFDQGCRTTAIRLAQRLGLAETGAKLSINFMPGAVYNPTACIHLTVATAASVGFPLERLVFEITETEEVRDRQHMLSIFKEYRKHGFEIAMDDFGAGFCGLNLFAELTPDILKIDMELTRRIHLRPVAMATMRCLVQLCAELKIPLVAEGVETMEEYRALKECGIRLMQGYLLARPGFETLPAFVVPKEDRVSTGRIGPGFKGQVHTAA, encoded by the coding sequence ATGAGAAGTTCCGCAACGTCGCTGGTGAAAGATTCCGGCTGCACGGATGGTCCAGTTCAACCCTTTCCGTTCACGATGGCGTTTCAGCCGATTGTGGATGTGGAGGCTGGAAAGATTTATGCGTATGAGGCTCTGGTGCGAGGCGTGAATAACGAGTCCGCGTTGAGTGTGCTGTCGCAGGTGACAGACGAGAACCGATATGCGTTCGACCAGGGCTGCCGGACGACGGCGATCAGGCTGGCGCAACGGCTGGGGCTGGCGGAGACGGGAGCGAAGCTTTCGATCAATTTTATGCCGGGGGCGGTGTATAACCCGACGGCGTGTATCCATCTGACGGTGGCGACGGCGGCGAGTGTGGGGTTTCCGCTGGAGCGCCTGGTGTTCGAGATCACGGAGACGGAAGAGGTTCGGGACCGGCAGCATATGTTGTCGATCTTCAAGGAGTACCGGAAGCACGGGTTTGAGATTGCGATGGACGACTTTGGGGCTGGTTTCTGCGGATTGAACCTGTTTGCGGAGCTGACGCCGGATATTCTTAAGATCGATATGGAGCTGACGCGGAGGATTCATCTACGGCCGGTGGCGATGGCGACGATGCGATGCCTGGTGCAGCTCTGCGCAGAGCTGAAGATTCCGCTGGTGGCAGAGGGCGTGGAGACGATGGAGGAGTACAGGGCATTAAAGGAGTGCGGGATCCGGTTGATGCAGGGATACCTGCTGGCTCGGCCTGGGTTTGAGACACTGCCTGCGTTTGTTGTGCCAAAAGAAGATCGAGTTTCAACGGGCCGCATAGGGCCGGGGTTCAAGGGCCAAGTTCACACCGCCGCTTAG
- a CDS encoding alpha/beta fold hydrolase — protein sequence MLAPAFLKPILAALCLTTALIAQAPTTPMPPKLTPERHTYILHNFKTESGAVVPELTLVYGTYGHLNADRSNAMLLPSHYMAKLTGYEWLMGPNRALDPNQLFLVTSELFGNGSSSSPSNTPEPFHGPRFPIMTIRDNVVAVHQMLTEELKISHLKAIIGFSMGAQQAFQWAVSYPTFADRIVATSGTARTWPHGIVRLEGQIAALTTDPVFNNGDYTQPPQKGIEAFSVVWAGWLFSQEWWRKELWRSNNPPGTTFPQVLEHYRTHFIPGADANNLILQMRTWEHHDVGTTPGFNGDTEKALRSIQVPFLYMPSATDMYFPLEDARYEAQFIPKVSLVPIPSLWGHTAGAASNPADGKFLNETITRFLAGQSVTPPTTAVQAND from the coding sequence ATGCTCGCCCCAGCCTTCCTCAAGCCCATCCTCGCCGCTCTCTGCCTCACCACAGCCCTCATTGCCCAGGCTCCCACCACTCCCATGCCCCCTAAACTCACGCCGGAACGCCACACCTATATCCTCCACAACTTCAAAACCGAGTCCGGCGCAGTCGTCCCCGAGCTCACCCTGGTCTACGGAACCTACGGCCACCTCAACGCCGATCGCTCCAACGCCATGCTCCTCCCCTCGCACTACATGGCCAAACTCACCGGATACGAGTGGCTCATGGGGCCCAACCGTGCCCTCGACCCCAACCAGCTCTTCCTCGTAACCTCAGAGCTCTTCGGCAACGGCAGCAGCTCCTCCCCCAGCAATACGCCCGAGCCCTTCCACGGCCCCCGCTTTCCCATCATGACCATCCGCGACAACGTCGTCGCCGTCCACCAGATGCTCACCGAAGAGCTGAAGATCAGCCACCTAAAAGCCATCATCGGCTTCTCCATGGGTGCCCAGCAGGCCTTCCAGTGGGCCGTCTCTTACCCCACCTTCGCAGACCGCATCGTAGCCACCTCCGGCACCGCCCGCACCTGGCCCCACGGCATCGTCCGTCTCGAAGGCCAGATCGCCGCCCTCACCACGGACCCAGTCTTCAACAACGGCGACTACACCCAGCCCCCGCAGAAGGGAATTGAAGCCTTCTCCGTCGTCTGGGCCGGCTGGCTCTTCTCCCAGGAGTGGTGGCGCAAAGAGCTCTGGCGCTCCAACAACCCACCCGGCACCACCTTCCCCCAGGTCCTCGAGCACTACCGCACCCACTTCATCCCCGGCGCCGACGCCAACAACCTCATCCTCCAGATGCGTACCTGGGAGCACCACGACGTAGGCACCACCCCAGGCTTCAACGGCGACACCGAAAAAGCCCTACGCTCCATCCAGGTCCCCTTCCTCTACATGCCATCAGCCACTGACATGTACTTCCCCCTCGAAGACGCACGCTACGAAGCCCAGTTCATCCCCAAAGTCTCGTTAGTCCCCATTCCCTCCCTCTGGGGCCACACCGCCGGAGCAGCCAGCAACCCCGCCGACGGCAAGTTCCTCAATGAAACCATCACCCGCTTCCTCGCCGGCCAATCTGTCACCCCACCCACCACCGCCGTCCAAGCCAACGACTAA
- a CDS encoding amidase family protein, translating to MLKRLLPLILLTTTMAAQSFQLEETTIAKTQAALTSHKTTCRQLTQAYLTRIAHYDPTLNTVVTLNPQALADADALDKEFAQTHKLRPLQGIVVMVKDNYDTKDLQTTGGSLAMKGFIPTEDAFMVAKLRAAGAIIIAKSNMAEWAFSPYLTESSIAGITRNPYDPTRVPAGSSGGTGASVAANLAEVGLGTDTGNSIRGPASHNDLVGIRPTIGLTSRAGIIPLSFTNDVGGPLARTVADAAAVLAAVQGYDPADPITKLSEGKAPKDYTASLDPKGLKGARIGVVRKYIETPTTDPEIKALTEKAIADLKSQGAEIIDNFTLPDLDRGPQKPTCGGFEYDLNQYLAAHPNAPCKTLAEIIDSGLYLGSIADRLKHAALPAAEATTAHCPDTYHDPRKIAFRDAITQSMDAQHLDALIYPTWSNPPRKVGDLKSPAGDNSQIISPMTGFPAITVPMGFTVNQTLPAGLTFVGRSFSEPELIKLAYAYEQATHHRQPPPQFPKLH from the coding sequence TTGCTCAAACGCCTCCTCCCCTTGATCCTCCTCACCACAACCATGGCCGCCCAATCCTTCCAACTCGAAGAAACCACCATAGCCAAAACCCAGGCCGCCCTCACATCCCACAAAACCACCTGCCGCCAACTAACCCAGGCCTACCTCACCCGCATAGCGCACTACGACCCAACCCTGAACACGGTTGTCACCCTGAACCCCCAGGCCCTCGCAGACGCAGACGCCCTCGATAAAGAGTTCGCCCAAACCCACAAGCTCCGCCCTCTCCAGGGCATCGTCGTCATGGTCAAGGACAACTACGACACCAAGGACCTCCAAACCACCGGAGGCTCCCTGGCCATGAAAGGCTTCATCCCCACTGAAGACGCCTTCATGGTAGCCAAGCTCCGTGCCGCGGGAGCCATCATCATCGCCAAATCCAACATGGCCGAGTGGGCCTTCAGCCCCTACCTCACAGAGAGTTCCATCGCCGGCATCACCCGCAACCCATACGACCCCACCCGCGTCCCAGCCGGCTCCAGCGGCGGCACCGGAGCCTCCGTCGCCGCCAACCTCGCGGAGGTCGGTTTAGGCACCGACACCGGCAACTCCATCCGCGGCCCCGCATCCCACAACGACCTCGTCGGCATCCGTCCCACCATCGGCCTCACCAGTCGCGCCGGCATCATCCCCTTATCATTCACCAACGACGTAGGCGGCCCCCTCGCCCGCACCGTAGCCGACGCAGCCGCCGTCCTCGCCGCCGTCCAGGGCTACGACCCCGCCGACCCCATCACCAAACTCTCCGAAGGCAAAGCCCCCAAAGACTACACAGCATCGCTAGACCCCAAAGGCCTGAAGGGAGCCCGCATAGGAGTAGTCCGCAAGTACATCGAAACCCCCACCACCGATCCCGAGATCAAAGCCCTCACAGAAAAAGCCATCGCAGACCTCAAGTCCCAGGGCGCAGAGATCATCGACAACTTCACCCTCCCAGACCTCGACCGAGGCCCGCAAAAACCCACCTGCGGAGGCTTCGAGTACGACCTCAACCAATACCTCGCTGCCCACCCCAACGCTCCCTGCAAAACCCTCGCAGAGATCATCGACTCCGGCCTCTACCTCGGCTCCATCGCCGACCGCCTCAAGCACGCCGCCCTCCCCGCCGCCGAAGCCACCACCGCCCATTGCCCGGACACCTATCACGACCCCCGCAAGATCGCCTTCCGCGACGCCATCACGCAGTCCATGGACGCCCAGCACCTCGACGCCCTCATCTACCCCACCTGGAGCAACCCCCCTCGCAAGGTAGGCGACCTCAAATCCCCCGCCGGCGACAACAGCCAGATCATCTCCCCCATGACCGGCTTCCCCGCCATCACCGTTCCCATGGGCTTCACCGTCAACCAAACCTTACCCGCAGGCCTGACCTTCGTAGGCCGCTCCTTCTCTGAGCCCGAACTCATCAAGCTCGCCTATGCCTACGAACAAGCCACCCACCACCGCCAACCCCCACCCCAATTCCCCAAACTTCATTAG
- a CDS encoding S53 family peptidase has translation MAATPRFASQPRVTLPGSQKHPLTTDTEVPPPAPVKAAATKLSATPFTVTVIVKRKNPLNLKQVLKPAGRLTHAAFAKAHGPSPDGVKLVKAFAKEFGLTVAPAPGQGRRALYLTGTAAAMQTAFGVTFATKIMEGTKYRVREGDICLPKELIGHVDAVLGLDNRPQAKPHFRHHKPAATSVSYTPVQVGQLYGFPSGAKATGQTIGLIELGGGFRAADITAYFKTLGQTAPKVTAVLVDKAKNTPTTSSSADGEVMLDIEVAAAVAPGANIAVYFAPNTDQGFIDAISQAVHDTVNKPSVISISWGGPESTWTAQSLAALDAACQSAAALGITITVAAGDDGSTDGVKGTVNHVDFPASSPHVLGCGGTKLLGSGTTITSEVVWNELTANEGATGGGVSNVFPLPTWQAKSNVPKPTVAAGGRGVPDVSGNADPSTGYTVRVDGSTFPIGGTSAVAPLWAGLIALCNAQNKTTAGFINPALYAAAAAKSFRDITSGNNGGFKAGPGWDACTGLGSPIGTAIAKTLAPATKSTSKTAVKNAPEIRFRPHKKAPTKTAAKTPALRRLK, from the coding sequence ATGGCCGCTACACCGCGCTTCGCATCCCAACCCCGGGTCACTCTTCCCGGAAGTCAGAAACACCCCCTCACAACCGATACCGAAGTCCCGCCGCCAGCGCCAGTCAAAGCCGCCGCCACCAAGCTTTCCGCCACCCCCTTCACTGTCACCGTCATCGTCAAGCGCAAGAATCCTCTCAACCTCAAGCAGGTCCTCAAGCCAGCCGGCCGCCTCACCCATGCCGCCTTCGCCAAGGCCCACGGTCCCTCCCCGGACGGCGTCAAGCTCGTCAAAGCCTTCGCCAAGGAGTTCGGCCTCACCGTCGCCCCCGCCCCCGGCCAGGGTCGCCGAGCCCTCTACCTTACCGGCACCGCCGCCGCCATGCAGACGGCCTTCGGCGTAACCTTCGCCACCAAAATCATGGAAGGCACCAAGTACCGCGTCCGTGAAGGCGATATCTGCCTCCCCAAGGAGCTCATCGGCCACGTAGACGCAGTCCTCGGCCTCGACAATCGCCCTCAAGCGAAGCCCCATTTTCGTCACCACAAGCCAGCCGCCACCAGCGTCTCCTACACCCCCGTCCAGGTCGGCCAGCTCTACGGCTTCCCCTCGGGCGCAAAAGCCACGGGCCAAACCATCGGCCTCATTGAGCTCGGCGGAGGCTTCCGCGCAGCCGACATCACCGCCTACTTCAAAACTCTCGGCCAGACCGCGCCCAAAGTCACCGCCGTCCTCGTAGACAAGGCCAAAAACACCCCCACCACCTCCAGCAGCGCGGACGGTGAGGTCATGCTTGATATCGAGGTCGCCGCCGCCGTAGCGCCCGGCGCAAACATCGCCGTCTACTTTGCGCCCAACACAGACCAGGGTTTCATCGACGCCATCTCCCAGGCCGTCCATGACACCGTCAACAAGCCCAGCGTCATCAGCATCTCCTGGGGCGGCCCGGAGTCCACCTGGACAGCCCAGTCGCTCGCCGCGCTGGACGCAGCCTGCCAGTCCGCCGCGGCCCTCGGCATCACCATCACCGTAGCCGCCGGAGACGACGGCTCAACCGACGGCGTCAAGGGCACCGTCAACCACGTCGACTTCCCCGCCTCCAGCCCTCACGTCCTCGGCTGCGGCGGAACCAAGCTCCTCGGCTCCGGCACTACCATCACCTCAGAGGTCGTCTGGAACGAGCTCACCGCCAACGAGGGCGCAACCGGCGGCGGTGTCTCCAACGTCTTCCCGCTCCCTACGTGGCAGGCCAAATCCAACGTCCCCAAACCCACCGTAGCCGCCGGCGGTCGTGGCGTGCCGGACGTCTCCGGCAACGCAGACCCCAGCACCGGTTATACGGTCCGCGTCGATGGCTCAACCTTCCCCATCGGCGGCACCAGCGCGGTCGCACCCCTTTGGGCCGGCCTCATCGCCTTGTGCAACGCTCAGAACAAGACCACCGCCGGCTTCATAAACCCCGCCCTCTACGCCGCGGCGGCCGCAAAAAGCTTCCGCGACATCACCTCTGGCAACAACGGAGGCTTCAAAGCCGGCCCCGGCTGGGACGCCTGCACCGGCCTCGGCAGCCCCATCGGCACCGCCATCGCCAAAACCCTCGCACCTGCAACAAAGTCCACCAGCAAAACCGCCGTCAAGAACGCCCCTGAAATTCGGTTCAGACCGCATAAAAAGGCCCCAACCAAAACCGCAGCCAAGACCCCGGCACTGCGAAGACTGAAATAG
- a CDS encoding alpha-L-fucosidase: MPLTRRHFLGQAASAALLASARAQTGAPAGQPGAYAKPKPMIPGPYQPTWESLRDLYRVPTWLNEAKFGIFIHWGLYSIPAHINEWYIKHMYTTDSAWHTQHYGPPDKFGYKDFIPLFKVPNYRPNEWASLFKNSGARYVIPVAEHHDGFAMWDSDLTPWSAGKMGPKRDLIGELAKAVRDQNLIFGLSNHRMEHHDFAYPAPGVPNDQFDPRYAGFYGPPIQGDMNQGNASQAFQEDWLARVQEQIDKYHPQMIYFDNGVNPRDYDDVKLRAAAYYYNRAHEWGQQATLATKDVAYLFGSVQDFEKQQRAPRWIYPAAGWQVDDSIGSTWGYTDGMSIRPAESIIRELVEIASQGGNLLLNISPMGDGSIPEAQQQALLGVGNWLQTHGEAIYGSRPWVHMGEGPTIPTEVPGDWKGGSTAVPGPPLKRPTPIPVTEADLRFTINKGCLYAFGYKWPTTNKAILTLLATGKAKVERVTLLGSATPIPFHQTPEALNVTLPNQTTPGMYALKIEGTFLLGLA, translated from the coding sequence ATGCCCCTCACCCGCCGCCACTTCCTCGGCCAGGCAGCCTCCGCCGCCCTCCTCGCCTCCGCCCGAGCCCAAACCGGTGCGCCCGCAGGCCAGCCCGGCGCATACGCAAAGCCCAAACCCATGATCCCCGGCCCTTACCAGCCCACTTGGGAATCCCTTCGCGACCTCTACCGGGTCCCCACCTGGCTTAACGAAGCCAAGTTCGGCATCTTCATCCACTGGGGTCTCTACTCCATCCCCGCCCACATCAACGAGTGGTACATCAAGCACATGTACACCACGGACTCTGCCTGGCACACCCAGCACTACGGCCCGCCAGACAAGTTCGGCTACAAGGACTTCATCCCCCTCTTCAAAGTCCCCAACTATCGCCCCAACGAATGGGCCTCCCTCTTCAAAAACTCCGGTGCCCGCTACGTCATCCCCGTAGCCGAGCACCACGACGGCTTCGCCATGTGGGACAGCGATCTCACCCCCTGGTCCGCTGGCAAGATGGGCCCCAAGCGAGACCTCATCGGTGAGCTTGCGAAGGCGGTGCGCGATCAAAATCTCATCTTCGGCCTCTCCAACCACCGCATGGAGCATCACGACTTCGCCTACCCCGCTCCCGGCGTCCCCAACGATCAGTTCGACCCCCGCTACGCAGGCTTCTATGGTCCACCCATCCAGGGCGACATGAACCAGGGCAACGCCTCCCAGGCCTTCCAGGAAGACTGGCTCGCACGAGTCCAGGAGCAGATCGATAAGTACCACCCCCAGATGATCTACTTCGACAACGGCGTCAACCCGCGCGACTACGACGACGTCAAGCTCCGCGCTGCCGCCTACTACTACAACCGCGCCCACGAGTGGGGCCAGCAAGCCACCCTCGCCACCAAGGACGTCGCCTACCTCTTCGGCAGCGTGCAGGACTTTGAAAAGCAGCAGCGCGCCCCCCGCTGGATCTATCCCGCCGCCGGCTGGCAGGTCGATGACTCCATCGGCAGCACCTGGGGCTACACCGATGGCATGTCCATCCGCCCCGCCGAATCCATCATCCGCGAGTTAGTCGAGATCGCCAGCCAGGGCGGCAACCTCCTCCTCAACATCTCTCCCATGGGCGATGGCAGCATCCCGGAAGCCCAGCAACAAGCCCTCCTGGGGGTAGGGAACTGGCTCCAGACCCACGGCGAAGCCATATACGGCTCCCGCCCCTGGGTCCACATGGGCGAAGGCCCCACCATCCCTACCGAAGTCCCCGGCGACTGGAAGGGAGGCTCCACCGCCGTCCCCGGCCCCCCGCTCAAACGCCCCACCCCCATCCCCGTCACGGAAGCCGACCTCCGCTTCACCATCAACAAGGGCTGCCTCTACGCCTTCGGCTACAAGTGGCCCACCACCAACAAGGCCATTCTCACCCTCCTGGCCACCGGCAAAGCCAAAGTAGAACGAGTCACCCTGTTAGGCTCAGCCACCCCCATCCCCTTCCACCAAACCCCCGAAGCCCTCAACGTAACCCTGCCTAACCAAACCACCCCAGGCATGTACGCCCTGAAAATAGAAGGAACCTTCCTCCTTGGCCTCGCCTGA